acaccccctcatcagctcccggaagcgacaacactccctcagtatcacctgtaggcggcgacaccccagcagtatcacatgcaggcgacgacacggtctcaggacccgtagtcccactctcatccaaactccaatggtcaagccccccatgaccatcatgcaccggtggcaacacatccgattcatctacaaaaggaaacgtcccttcatgaaacttgacatcccgtgagacgaagaactcatgtgtctctagatcataaagttgccatcccttcctgccaaacggataacccaaaaacacacatcggcgactccgagactcaaacttatcccctttacaccggagattatatgcataacacagacacccaaacacgcggataggcacatacgatggtggtttaccaaacaacatctcataaggtgttttattgtcaaggatcggggtaggtgtacggtttatcaagtaacaggcggccaaaatacattccccccaaaattttattggaagatttccttgaaaacgtaacgccctcccaacattcaaaatatgttggtgttttctctcgactctcccattttgttgaggcgtcccaacacacgacgactcaaacagaatcccatgttgacgaaaataattttgtaagcaattgaattcagtaccattatcactgcgtactactcgaagggatctattaaactgacacttaatcatggcaacaaaattaagaaatgtcgatgcaacttccattttattattcagtaaataaatccacacacctctagaataatcgtcaacaatggtaaaaaaatactttgccccacaagacgagggagtcttgtagggtccccataaatcaagatgaaccaattcaaatgtgcgactagcacgactaacactaaccggaaaactctccctacattgtctcgcccgcggacatacatcacaaattgttttattcttcctaatcttatgactcacatgaggaagtaactgcaacactttttccgacggatgccccatccgttgatgccacaagtcgaccacacactccactgctagcacacgaacctttggagccccacggaaaaaatatagtccttcctgTCGATCACCTACGCCAATATTAGAGGCCATAGAACTATCTCGACCAGCGCCTCGACCAGCGCCTCGACCAGCGCTCTCTCTCGCCATGGAGGGACAGCACATGCAAATCAAAAGTGCAAACAACTGAGTTAAGCAATAATTAAGAAAACCAAATACAACTAAAATCAAGCAACAATTAATCCGGGCCCTAAACcctaaataatctatctattccataagccagctcctgaggtCATTCCAGTAAATTAACCCCTGCCAAAATTCAAGTTTTTGATTTAAAAAACCACACCAACAATGATGCCACACCAATTCACAAAATCCCAACAACATTGATTAATCCACAATTCAAAAAAACAAGCAGAATAAACAAGGATAAAAATTCAATGAAACATCATATAAAAATTACACAAAAACAATCAGGGACCAGAAAATCAAACGAATCTACAATAAACTCACCAGAAATTTTGATGCGCCGCCCCATCGCCTCGACCAGCGCCCCATCGCCTCGACCAGCGCCCCGTCGCCTCGACCAGCGCCTCGACCAGCGACTCGACGGCTTTCTCTCCAACACGACATGCAAATCAAGATTcccaaaaaattaattaagcaaaaattgagaaaacaaaccatgaaataaattagttaagcaaacacTAAATAACCTATCTATTCTACAAATCGATATTGTGCATGAAGTAAAGTTTGATTATCAACCCAAAAACATTAAAtaatcaaaaccctaaaattcTAAATCAATGTCAAATAAGGCAAATTTAAGACGAAAATAAGGGTAATATACCTGTGAAGGGAGAGATCCTCCTGATATTTCGATTTCATAGTGTTCGCCATTTTTCCCCTCAAAACATAAAAAGAAACCATTTTAGGTGTTGTTGAGTTTTTGAGATAGATCAAAGAAGAACCAAGTTAAAGAGAGAAAGGAATGAAGAAAAGAGAGAAGATTGCTGTATTTCATCGGCGGTGGTGAGAAAAGAGAAGGGGAAAGCTAACTAAAATGAGCGGCGataagagagaagagagaagagagagagaagagagagaagatgAGCGGCGGTGAGAAGGAGATAGAAGTGAAAACAAATCCAAATAGGTTTAAGGAGATAAGAGCAACAAAAATGAAATTGGGCAACACgattattcttttttttatctttgAGAATGAAATGGCCAGGCCCATTCTCCGAAAAAGAAATGAATTAGCCTTATTTGCCTTATTTGCCATGGCCAAACATGAATGAATATATATCTCTTATTATCCCTTAAATATAtcgagatatatatatatatatatatatatataattaaattttttCCTCTCTGCTTATTAGCTTGACAAGTTATGTTTGATTAGAGACCCGTTATTCATACTTTATTAAAAGGTAAATGAATAGATTTTAATTCCgtggaaaataaaaaataaaaagcatcaaactaaaatattttatttaatttaaattgaaatttttgtttaaagaaaaaagaaaaatcaaaaggaaacacAGTAAAATATTTAtagtaatttaaattaaaacatTCGTTCAAGTagacaagaaaaacaaaaaggcATCAACATAACCATAAAAAAACTTTAAAGtaattgttttttaaaaaagcACATTATTTAGTAAATAACTTACATTATTCACTCTCCGATATACTTCGTACAACACGTGAATTTTAATACGTGTAGTTTTAGATTTTTGTAATGGACGAGAACGAAGATCAATGTATGCAAGATCAAAGATCCATATGGAGGGATCAAAAGCGACGACAGAGAAAATCGCTCACCCCAGAACAAATAGATCGTCTAAATACCAAACGAAGACTCACTTATGCCTCTGAAAACGAATCAAATGCTATAGCATCCCCTGAGAGTCAACCCCAAAGGCCATGTTCAGAAGGGCCTATGATTGTTAACAACACTCCCAACACTTTGGGAGCTCGAAGGGCTATGGCAGACATCACTAATCGTGCCAATAATGTCACGACAGGATGTGAAAGACGTGAACGTAAGTAATCCGAACATAAAAGATTCATTTAAGTATGTAAAAATTACCACTTACCTAACTAATCAAAAACACGATTTGATAATGCAGTGCAACCTATTGATGAACTTCGTTTACTCGATACTCGGGCAAATCTAGAAAATCGATTTTTTAGCGTCGGTGAAGGTAGGGCAACAAATCTGACAATATCATACCCAACATCAAACTCAAGAGATATGCCCAATCGATTCTTTTGTGTTGGCGAGAGCAGTACAGCCAATGCACGTATACCAGACCCTACTTCAGACGATGGAGACATGCCGCATTTTGTTGAGGCGGAGAATGAAATACGCATTCCGGGCCTATTATTCAATGTCGGTGAATGTCATGCAGTCGACACCAACAACATATCAAACCCTATCTCTGATGATATAAGGGTTTGGACAGTAGGGAGAACTGGTTACAGAAATTGTGCAAGAAATTACCACGAGAGTCATGGGGTTCCTATATTCAGTTTGCCATCCATGAAAACATGTCCACATTGCCAGGCACGCCTTTTCCATTGTGAATCTACTGAACTATGTTGCTTAAGCGGGAAGGTTAACTTACCTGATTTTCCATTGTCCGCTGATATGCTTGATCTATATTCTGATCAATCGGAATATGGGactcattttaggcaaaatattcGTAAATACAACCACGTATTTTCATTCACTTCAATGGGAGTTCATTTAGATGACGAACTAGCAAATGCACGTCAAGGCGTGTACACATTTCGTGCACAAGGTTCAATTTACCATCGCATTGGAggtttcttacctttgaatGCAGAAGATCGTCCCCGGTTTCTTCAACTCTACATTTACGATACTGAGCATGAAAATGAAAATCGTGCAGCCGAGAACTCATCATTGCGGCTCGAAGTCATCGACAGAATCAAGAATATTTTGAATGCTCACAATCCTTTTGTCCACAATCTTCGTCATCTTGCTCAGCGTAGTGACTTAAATGATTGCAAATTTGTCATCAAAGAGCAACCTACAAATAAACATCAATACTCAATGCCGACAGCTTCCCAAGTAGCAGCAATTGTCGTTGGCGGTGATGACATTTCCAACTTGAAAGATAGGGATATCATGATAGAGTCAGTAACTGGGCAACTGAGTTATATCAAAGACACTGCCGGTTATTATGACCCATTGCAGTATCCTCTACTTTTTCCTTATGGTTCTTACGGCTGGGATTTAAACAGTCGAAGTTCCACTGGTAAAAAGTTGACATGCCGGGAATTCTATGCATACATGTTTCAGGTGCATATTTCTAAAAACTCTTTTTAAGCCTTATCCTAAAAATTGTATACTTATACCTTTTCTGACCAAAACAAGTATTTTGTGATATAGATGCGTCAAAATCTTGATTCTCTAATCTTGAGAGGCGGTCGTCTACTCCAACAATTTGTTGTCGATAACTGTATAAAAATGCAAGCCAATAATTTGAGGTGGATTGCACTCAACCAAGATAAGATACGTGCTGATTTATACAAGGGTTTAGAGGATTCTTTACATGCTGGAGAGCATAACACAGGTCcacatttaattaattaaattgattATATTACACTCAATATAGTTCATacattgtttcacatgcaataaGGTTTGTGTGTATAATGTCCATTTGCAGAAAATGTTGGACGACGGACCATACTACCATCTTCATTCGTAGGAAGTCCAAGAGATATGCACCAGAGGTATCAAGATGCCATGGCATTGGTTCATAAGTTCGGCAAGCCCGATTTATTTCTTACAATGACATGCAATCCGTCTTGGCCAGAGATACAATCAGAATTGTTGGCCGGACAAGTACCAAACGATCGTCCAGACCTGTTGACACGGGTTTTTCATGCTAAACTTGAAGAGTTGAAAAAGGATGTTTTAGAAAGGGGCATTCTCGGAACGGTTGTTGCTTATGTATATGTGATTGAATTCCAAAAGAGGGGTCTTCCGCATGTTCATATGTTATTGATTCTTGATCAGAATGACAAGCTAACCACTCCGGATGACTTTGACAAGATTGTGAGAGCAGTAATTCCCGATGAACAAGTGGAACCAAAATTGTATAAGGCAGTTCTTAAACACATGATTCATGGCCCATGTGGTGTTCTCAACCACAAATCCCCATGTATGAAACAAGGAAGTTGTAAGAAAGGATTCCCCAAGGAATTCTCCAATGATACAAAGCAAGGCAATGACTCATATCCTCTTTATCGCCGTCCACAAGATCGTCCAGCAGTACCATTGCGTGAAAATTCACGAGTTCGTGTAGATAATCGGTGGGTAGTCCCATATAATCCATTTTTGCTCCTAAAATATGATTGCCACATAAATATTGAGATATGCAGCAGCATCAAGTGTGTCAAATATCTATATAAGTACATCCATAAGGGTTCAGATAGAGTCTCTATGGAAGTTCATAACGGAGATGAGATTGCACAATATGTTGATGCACGGTGGATTTGTGCACCCGAAGCTATGTGGAAACTTTACAAATTTCCCATGACTAGAATGTGTCCTTCCGTAGACCGTTTGCAGGTTCATTTGCCAAACATGCATCAAGTGAGGTTTGAAGCGAACCAACCAATCTCAAGCGTGTTAGAGAACCCAAGAAACTCTAAGACGATGCTCACTGAATTTTTCAAGATGAATTCGATTGATCCAAATGCAAGGAGATATCTTTATCGAGAATTTCCAGAGCATTACAGGTGGTTATCGACTTCACGTGAATGGCAAAAGAGAAAAAGTTCACAACGGGTTTTGGGTCGATTGTATGTAGCTTCACCGTTGGAAGGAGAACGGTTTTATATGAGAATGTTACTCAATCATGTGAGGGGGCCTACGTCGTTTGAACATTTAAGAACGGTCAATGGTGTCATACACCCAACATTCAGGGCTGCAGCTGAAGCCCTCGGTCTAATCGAAAATGATGAAAGCATTCGTCAATGTCTTTCAGAGGCATGTTCGGTACGAATGCCAACTGCATTACGTCGATTATTTGCAACCATCTTGATATATTGTCAACCAACAGGATTGCGTTCACTGTGGGATGAGTTTTTCCCTTACATGGTTGAGGATTATCCAACTTCCAACACAACAAACAATTGTGTTTTTCTCACTAACAAACTTTTGCAAGACTTGGATAGGTTATTACGACCGCTAAGAAAAAAGATTTCTGACTACACGGAGTTACCAAGTTTACCTGAGAGTACTGATGACATAGACGAGCTTCCTTCTATCATAGAGGAGTACTTTTCTATTCCGGTTCCAGATGAGGATTTAGCATGTGTTGCCACTCTCAATAGTGACCAACAAATTGCATACGATACAATAATGAATGCTGTCATTTCAAAGGCTGGTTGTTCTTTCTTTGTTGATGGTCCTGGCGGCACCGGAAAAACATTTTTATACAGAGCCCTTCTTGCTACTGTAAAAAGTAGAGGCGAAATAGCTATTCCCACTGCAACATCTGGAATTGCAGCAACGTTGTTGCACCAGGGAAGAACATCACATTCAACTTTTCAGCTTCCACTTAATCCAGATAGCTCATCAACTTGCTCATTCACCAAACGTTCTAAAACTGCAATTCTCCTAAAAAATTCTTCCATTATCGTATGGGATGAGGCCCCAATGACACACAGATATCAATTTGAAGCTGTTGATCGGTCACTCAAGGATTTAATGGGGAACGACTTGCCGTTTGGGGGGAAAATTATTGTGTTCGGTGGTGATTTCAGACAGGTTTTACCGGTGGTTCGAAATGGAACTAGAGCTCAAATGATTGACGCATCTTTTGTCAGGTCCCCTATGTGGAGACACATTCGTATTTTGCATTTGAGAGAAAATATGagatcaattgatgataacggCTTTGCTAATTTCTTACTCTCTGTTGGGAACGGTAATGAACCTACTGTTTCAGATCAGATGATAAGGTTACCGACTGGCATGATTATACCAACAGTGGCAGATAGTTCGATCGAGGCTTTGATCGACCAGGTCTTTCCAAGTTTAAGTGAGCACGTTGGTGATGGAAATTTTATAGTTGAAAGGGCAATCATCACACCTCTAAACGAAGACACTGATAGGATAAATAATAAGGTTGTCGAAAAGTTTCTCGGAGAAGGAAAAACGTACTATTCGTTTGACTCTGTTCCTGAAGATAAGAGAAATTTGTATCAACAAGAGTTTTTGAATTCGATTTCTGCGTCGGGATTACCTCCTCATGCTCTCACCCTGAAACCTGGGGTACCTTTAATGCTTTTGAGAAATATTGATCCTAAAAATGGTCTTTGCAATGGAACACGGTTGCTTTGCCATTCATTAAAGGAAAATTTCATTGATGCTGAGATATTAACCGGACATTCTAGGGGAAACAGAGTGTTTTTGCCAAGAATTCCCTTGAAAACTGCTGAAGATATAAAATTGCCATTCGAGATGGTCAGAAAGCAATTTCCTGTGAAGTTGAGTTTTGCCTTGACTATCAACAAGTCTCAGGGACAAACTATTCCACATGTTGGCATATACCTCCCTGATCATGTATTTAGCCACGGCCAGCTATATGTGGCATTATCACGAGGAATTTCAGAAAACACGACAAAGATCGTGATAGAAAAGGGAAAGGTCCAAGGCTGTGAAGGCATATTCACTAAAAATATTGTGTACAAAGAAGTTTTGTTGTCTTATGATTAGAGATACGAAACTAGAGTATTATTTTGTATTTCCCAGTTTTGTAATAAACGTTATTGTACTCTTGACACTGAGTAGTGTGTTACGTCAGCGTTAGCCGTATTTTTTCCaatgaattttataatatatcGGACGAATTGAGGGATGTGATTTTTATATATCGGAgtaattaaatttattcatgTACATAGCTTTCATATCATGTGATATCCATATTCATACATTGTGAATATCGGTTTATGTAATTCTAATTTTATTCTGAACTAACTTTACAGGATGACAGAGTACCATTATCCAACTTTTGAACATTTATATCCTAGCGGGGTACAACGATATGATGTACGAGCCCGACTAATTCGTAATTATGATATTTTCAACTACAACCACAAAGGAACAACTAAGAAAGCATGGAAAATGCTTTT
This genomic stretch from Spinacia oleracea cultivar Varoflay chromosome 3, BTI_SOV_V1, whole genome shotgun sequence harbors:
- the LOC130468940 gene encoding uncharacterized protein, encoding MDENEDQCMQDQRSIWRDQKRRQRKSLTPEQIDRLNTKRRLTYASENESNAIASPESQPQRPCSEGPMIVNNTPNTLGARRAMADITNRANNVTTGCERRELQPIDELRLLDTRANLENRFFSVGEGRATNLTISYPTSNSRDMPNRFFCVGESSTANARIPDPTSDDGDMPHFVEAENEIRIPGLLFNVGECHAVDTNNISNPISDDIRVWTVGRTGYRNCARNYHESHGVPIFSLPSMKTCPHCQARLFHCESTELCCLSGKVNLPDFPLSADMLDLYSDQSEYGTHFRQNIRKYNHVFSFTSMGVHLDDELANARQGVYTFRAQGSIYHRIGGFLPLNAEDRPRFLQLYIYDTEHENENRAAENSSLRLEVIDRIKNILNAHNPFVHNLRHLAQRSDLNDCKFVIKEQPTNKHQYSMPTASQVAAIVVGGDDISNLKDRDIMIESVTGQLSYIKDTAGYYDPLQYPLLFPYGSYGWDLNSRSSTGKKLTCREFYAYMFQMRQNLDSLILRGGRLLQQFVVDNCIKMQANNLRWIALNQDKIRADLYKGLEDSLHAGEHNTENVGRRTILPSSFVGSPRDMHQRYQDAMALVHKFGKPDLFLTMTCNPSWPEIQSELLAGQVPNDRPDLLTRVFHAKLEELKKDVLERGILGTVVAYVYVIEFQKRGLPHVHMLLILDQNDKLTTPDDFDKIVRAVIPDEQVEPKLYKAVLKHMIHGPCGVLNHKSPCMKQGSCKKGFPKEFSNDTKQGNDSYPLYRRPQDRPAVPLRENSRVRVDNRWVVPYNPFLLLKYDCHINIEICSSIKCVKYLYKYIHKGSDRVSMEVHNGDEIAQYVDARWICAPEAMWKLYKFPMTRMCPSVDRLQVHLPNMHQVRFEANQPISSVLENPRNSKTMLTEFFKMNSIDPNARRYLYREFPEHYRWLSTSREWQKRKSSQRVLGRLYVASPLEGERFYMRMLLNHVRGPTSFEHLRTVNGVIHPTFRAAAEALGLIENDESIRQCLSEACSVRMPTALRRLFATILIYCQPTGLRSLWDEFFPYMVEDYPTSNTTNNCVFLTNKLLQDLDRLLRPLRKKISDYTELPSLPESTDDIDELPSIIEEYFSIPVPDEDLACVATLNSDQQIAYDTIMNAVISKAGCSFFVDGPGGTGKTFLYRALLATVKSRGEIAIPTATSGIAATLLHQGRTSHSTFQLPLNPDSSSTCSFTKRSKTAILLKNSSIIVWDEAPMTHRYQFEAVDRSLKDLMGNDLPFGGKIIVFGGDFRQVLPVVRNGTRAQMIDASFVRSPMWRHIRILHLRENMRSIDDNGFANFLLSVGNGNEPTVSDQMIRLPTGMIIPTVADSSIEALIDQVFPSLSEHVGDGNFIVERAIITPLNEDTDRINNKVVEKFLGEGKTYYSFDSVPEDKRNLYQQEFLNSISASGLPPHALTLKPGVPLMLLRNIDPKNGLCNGTRLLCHSLKENFIDAEILTGHSRGNRVFLPRIPLKTAEDIKLPFEMVRKQFPVKLSFALTINKSQGQTIPHVGIYLPDHVFSHGQLYVALSRGISENTTKIVIEKGKVQGCEGIFTKNIVYKEVLLSYD